Proteins from a single region of Antechinus flavipes isolate AdamAnt ecotype Samford, QLD, Australia chromosome 2, AdamAnt_v2, whole genome shotgun sequence:
- the LOC127552408 gene encoding apical endosomal glycoprotein-like — MPEEGLGSMQPSPPPESDHPDWSAQSPSSGPHSMGSLSLRPALSGRRTEPWFFDWFCGFETDLCGWQQNGTGAVWVLTREQNSDPWMSSHPMESSCTFPGGSHLSLKSQTSPQTIPKAVLISPILHGARWVRFWYGPLQPAMGTISVYVYSRAQFGWHLIWSSVGHRSLSWSWVEMKLWASRKIQVMVEGIQGPEDGAHVSIDNLSVSSHQWPKGETKLPCQRKL; from the exons ATGCCAGAGGAGGGACTTGGGTCCATGCAGCCATCACCCCCACCAGAGTCGGATCATCCAGACTGGTCTGCACAGTCTCCGAGCTCAGGGCCCCATTCTATGGGCAGTCTTTCCTTGAGACCTGCCCTTTCTGGGAGAAGGACAGAACCTTGGTTCTTTGACTGGTTCTGTGGCTTTGAGACAGACTTGTGTGGTTGGCAGCAGAATGGGACCGGTGCTGTTTGGGTGCTCACTCGAGAGCAGAACAGTGATCCCTGGATGAGCAGCCACCCCATGGAGAGCTCTTGTACTTTCCCTGGAG GAAGCCATCTGTCTCTGAAGAGCCAGACTTCTCCACAAACAATCCCCAAAGCTGTTCTGATTAGCCCAATTTTGCATGGAGCCAGATGGGTGCGATTTTGGTATGGTCCCCTGCAGCCAGCCATGG GAACCATTAGTGTCTATGTCTACTCTCGGGCTCAATTTGGGTGGCATCTAATCTGGTCCAGCGTGGGGCACCGGAGCTTATCCTGGAGCTGGGTAGAAATGAAACTATGGGCATCCCGGAAGATACAG GTGATGGTGGAGGGGATTCAAGGCCCAGAAGATGGTGCTCATGTGAGCATTGAtaatctttctgtctctagtcACCAATGGCCAAAGGGAGAAACCAAGCTTCCTTGTCAGAGGAAGCTTTAA
- the ADRA2B gene encoding alpha-2B adrenergic receptor, with protein sequence MDSPEPYSVQATAAIAAVITFLILFTIFGNALVILAVLTSRSLRAPQNLFLVSLAAADILVATLIIPFSLANELLGYWYFRHTWCEVYLALDVLFCTSSIVHLCAISLDRYWSVSRALEYNSKRTPRRIKGIILTVWLIAAFISLPPLIYKGDKGKKPGGRPQCKLNEEAWYILSSSIGSFFAPCLIMILVYLRIYLIAKRRNRQGPHGKQAPGDGDTGPSGPGGASAIAKLPPSVLPAVGEANGHSKPPGEREGGEPIGDPTPPSTPPNQSSVGPEDGSHRPEEEEEEEEEEEEECEPPALPTSSSPQGTSNFQPPQGSQILATLRGQVLLARQPASLGLQPWRRRTQMNREKRFTFVLAVVIGVFVLCWFPFFFSYSLGAICPQHCKVPHGLFQFFFWIGYCNSSLNPVIYTIFNQDFRRAFRRILCRQWTQTAW encoded by the coding sequence ATGGATAGCCCAGAGCCCTACTCGGTGCAGGCCACCGCAGCCATCGCAGCTGTCATCACCTTTCTCATCCTTTTCACCATCTTTGGCAATGCCCTAGTCATCCTGGCCGTGTTGACTAGCCGCTCTCTTCGAGCCCCACAGAACTTGTTCCTGGTTTCCCTGGCTGCAGCAGACATCTTGGTGGCTACCCTCATCATACCCTTCTCCCTGGCCAATGAACTGCTGGGATACTGGTACTTCCGGCACACCTGGTGTGAGGTCTACCTGGCCTTGGATGTCCTTTTCTGTACCTCCTCCATCGTGCACCTGTGTGCTATCAGTCTGGACCGCTACTGGTCAGTGAGCCGGGCCCTGGAGTACAACTCCAAGAGGACCCCACGCCGGATTAAGGGCATCATTCTCACTGTCTGGCTCATTGCCGCCTTTATCTCACTGCCCCCCCTCATCTACAAGGGTGACAAGGGCAAGAAACCTGGAGGTCGGCCCCAGTGTAAGCTTAACGAGGAGGCTTGGTACATCCTGTCTTCCAGCATTGGTTCCTTCTTTGCACCCTGCCTCATCATGATCCTGGTCTACTTGCGGATCTACCTGATTGCCAAGCGCCGTAACCGCCAGGGGCCCCATGGGAAACAGGCCCCTGGGGATGGGGACACCGGGCCCTCTGGTCCTGGCGGGGCATCTGCAATAGCCAAGCTGCCACCCTCTGTTCTCCCAGCTGTGGGTGAAGCCAATGGGCATTCCAAGCCTCccggggagagagagggaggggaaccGATCGGAGATCCAACGCCACCTTCTACGCCTCCCAACCAGAGCTCGGTGGGGCCGGAGGATGGCAGTCACAggccagaggaggaggaggaggaagaggaagaagaagaagaagagtgtGAGCCGCCAGCCCTTCCAacttcctcctctccccaagGAACCTCAAACTTTCAGCCTCCCCAGGGCTCCCAGATACTGGCTACACTCCGGGGCCAGGTACTCTTGGCCCGCCAACCTGCCTCCCTGGGGCTGCAGCCATGGAGACGAAGGACCCAGATGAACCGAGAAAAACGCTTCACCTTCGTGCTGGCCGTAGTGATCGGAGTCTTCGTCCTCTGCtggtttcctttcttcttcagttATAGCCTAGGAGCCATCTGCCCCCAGCATTGCAAGGTCCCTCATGGCCTTTTTCAGTTCTTCTTCTGGATTGGTTATTGCAACAGTTCCCTAAACCCTGTCATCTACACAATTTTCAACCAGGATTTCCGCAGGGCCTTCCGCAGGATCCTTTGCCGCCAATGGACTCAGACAGCTTGGTGA